One genomic segment of Syntrophorhabdales bacterium includes these proteins:
- a CDS encoding rhodanese-like domain-containing protein, which translates to MTFPIGRRSQLSRPSPILCAIFLLSAFVQISCPARMFEDLSARDLKKRMDNGVKMVIVDLRTPREYQDGYVPTAVNVPPDKLYLLRQVLPEDKATLIVFYCRGYG; encoded by the coding sequence ATGACCTTCCCTATCGGCCGGAGGAGTCAGCTTTCACGGCCTTCGCCCATCCTCTGCGCAATCTTTCTTCTTTCTGCTTTTGTGCAGATCTCCTGCCCGGCAAGGATGTTCGAAGATCTCAGCGCCCGCGATCTCAAGAAGAGAATGGATAATGGCGTGAAGATGGTCATTGTCGACCTTCGGACGCCTCGTGAGTACCAGGACGGCTATGTGCCGACAGCGGTGAACGTCCCTCCTGATAAACTCTACCTCTTAAGGCAGGTACTTCCCGAGGACAAGGCCACGTTGATCGTGTTCTACTGCAGGGGCTACGGGTGA
- a CDS encoding proline--tRNA ligase — protein sequence MLFSRMFMPTMKEDPKEAEVLSHRLMLRAGFIRRLASGVYTWLPLGLRSLKKVENIVREEMNKKSAQEILMPAVQPKELWVESGRWDFYGKELLRFKDRSDREHCLAPTHEEVVTDLVRREVRSYRELPLILYQIQTKFRDEIRPRFGVMRAREFIMKDAYSFDVDEAGAEKSYMAMYDAYEQIFGRCGLRFRAVEADTGQIGGSFSHEFMVLAETGEDTIISCNKCDYAANLERAEVRGVQRAITKKGGSFRKVETPGKRKVDEVASFLGVEPSRLIKTLLYNTDKGTIGVLVAGDREVNETKLKNVLSLDFVVLADEQTIEEVTGGPLGFSGPIGLKVPLYADLDVLCMEDFVVGGNQRDMHIVDVNAGDFSVREFYDLKVACVGDRCPRCDGFHNATRGIEVGHIFKLGTKYSKSMNATYLDQEGKEKQIVMGCYGIGIGRTVAAAIEQNNDQFGMILPPSIAPFLVEVLPVNTSHAESMEVANGIYKNLVDRGIDTVLDDRNERPGVKFKDCDLIGIPLRVAVGERGLKEGMVDIKLRTEKEPIRVSKDEAVGRVLEYVATSCSL from the coding sequence ATGTTATTTTCGCGGATGTTCATGCCCACCATGAAAGAAGATCCGAAAGAAGCGGAAGTGCTCAGCCATCGCCTTATGCTCAGGGCAGGCTTTATACGGCGGCTTGCATCCGGCGTCTACACATGGCTTCCGCTCGGCCTGCGTTCGCTGAAGAAGGTTGAGAACATCGTGCGTGAAGAGATGAATAAAAAGAGCGCTCAGGAAATACTGATGCCTGCTGTGCAGCCGAAAGAGCTGTGGGTTGAGAGTGGCCGTTGGGATTTTTACGGCAAGGAGTTGCTGAGGTTCAAAGACCGGAGCGATCGCGAGCATTGCCTTGCCCCGACCCATGAGGAGGTCGTGACAGACCTGGTCAGGAGGGAGGTGCGCTCCTATCGGGAACTGCCGCTGATCCTCTACCAGATTCAAACAAAATTCCGCGATGAGATCAGGCCACGCTTCGGCGTGATGCGTGCCCGTGAGTTCATAATGAAGGACGCCTACAGCTTCGATGTTGATGAAGCAGGGGCAGAGAAAAGCTATATGGCGATGTACGACGCATATGAGCAGATTTTCGGGCGTTGCGGTTTGCGGTTCCGCGCAGTGGAGGCTGATACCGGGCAGATAGGCGGGAGTTTTTCGCACGAATTCATGGTGCTTGCTGAAACCGGCGAGGACACGATCATCTCGTGCAACAAGTGCGACTACGCCGCGAACCTGGAGAGGGCTGAAGTGCGTGGTGTCCAGAGAGCGATTACCAAGAAGGGCGGCAGCTTCAGGAAAGTTGAAACACCGGGCAAGAGGAAGGTGGACGAGGTGGCTTCTTTCCTGGGTGTGGAGCCGTCAAGGCTTATAAAGACGCTGCTTTACAACACTGATAAAGGGACGATCGGCGTGCTTGTGGCGGGTGACCGCGAGGTGAATGAAACCAAGCTGAAGAATGTCCTCTCCCTTGATTTCGTGGTGCTGGCGGATGAGCAGACGATTGAGGAGGTGACGGGTGGTCCGCTCGGTTTTTCCGGCCCTATCGGCCTCAAGGTACCTCTCTATGCAGACCTTGACGTTCTCTGCATGGAAGATTTTGTCGTCGGCGGAAATCAACGCGACATGCATATCGTTGATGTGAATGCCGGAGATTTCAGCGTGCGGGAATTTTACGACCTCAAAGTGGCATGCGTGGGAGACAGGTGCCCTCGATGTGACGGTTTCCACAATGCGACCCGTGGTATCGAGGTTGGCCATATTTTCAAGCTCGGCACAAAATACAGCAAGTCGATGAACGCCACGTATCTTGACCAGGAGGGAAAGGAAAAGCAAATAGTCATGGGCTGTTATGGTATAGGGATAGGCCGTACGGTCGCTGCCGCCATAGAGCAGAATAATGACCAGTTCGGAATGATCCTGCCTCCCAGCATCGCGCCTTTCCTGGTGGAGGTGTTGCCTGTTAACACCTCTCACGCGGAGAGTATGGAGGTGGCGAATGGCATATACAAGAACTTGGTGGACAGAGGCATTGATACGGTACTCGATGACCGCAACGAGAGACCCGGCGTGAAGTTCAAAGATTGCGATTTGATCGGTATACCGCTGCGCGTCGCTGTAGGCGAACGGGGTCTCAAAGAAGGTATGGTCGATATAAAACTGCGAACAGAAAAGGAACCCATCCGCGTGAGCAAGGATGAGGCAGTAGGGAGGGTGCTGGAGTATGTGGCAACATCTTGTAGCCTCTGA
- a CDS encoding Xaa-Pro peptidase family protein: protein MWQHLVASDYTPESELLRRINGLKEKMAEAGIGFSVIMQNADLFYFSGTIQKAVMVIPLDDEPLLFVERSLERAHAETPLAITRVDGDKKVAAILRQKGLLKGTGGMELDVVPVSVFERFKKLVGFDNFKDVAGLIRDLRIIKSPFEIEQVKRSGRIISRIFEKAKDVVREGMREIDVDAELVAEGRRYGHQGFLRMRGFNQEMMNLYVTAGLSSGVPSNADVPISGLGLTAAIAQGSSLKVVERGVPVVVDYGGGYNGYVTDETRVFVVGEMKDRFRKGYEVAREIVEDVTAFGKEGVDCTEIFERARQLVRKADLQDHFMGFGEGQVSFIGHGLGLEINELPVITPRHHRILQEGMVFAFEPKFIFPGEGSVGIEVDFIVRREGLERVVEFPIAPVYV, encoded by the coding sequence ATGTGGCAACATCTTGTAGCCTCTGATTACACACCTGAGAGCGAGCTGCTGCGGCGCATCAATGGCCTTAAAGAAAAGATGGCCGAGGCGGGTATCGGCTTCTCCGTCATAATGCAGAATGCCGACCTCTTTTATTTCAGCGGCACAATACAGAAGGCTGTTATGGTGATCCCGCTCGATGACGAGCCGCTTCTTTTTGTGGAGAGAAGTCTGGAGCGGGCGCATGCTGAAACGCCTCTCGCCATCACCCGAGTAGACGGTGACAAAAAGGTGGCTGCTATTCTGCGGCAGAAAGGATTGCTCAAAGGCACCGGAGGAATGGAGCTGGATGTTGTTCCGGTGTCTGTGTTTGAGAGGTTCAAAAAGTTAGTCGGTTTCGATAATTTTAAGGACGTGGCAGGCCTTATTCGTGACCTCAGGATCATCAAGAGTCCGTTCGAAATCGAACAGGTGAAGCGGTCGGGCCGGATCATCTCCCGGATCTTTGAAAAAGCGAAAGATGTGGTCCGCGAAGGCATGAGGGAGATCGATGTTGATGCGGAGCTTGTGGCCGAAGGAAGAAGATACGGCCACCAGGGCTTCCTGCGCATGCGAGGCTTCAATCAGGAGATGATGAACCTCTACGTAACCGCAGGGTTGAGCAGCGGTGTTCCTTCCAATGCAGACGTGCCCATTTCCGGCCTGGGATTAACTGCCGCAATCGCCCAGGGTTCTTCCTTGAAGGTTGTGGAGCGGGGTGTACCGGTGGTGGTCGATTACGGCGGTGGCTACAACGGCTACGTCACGGATGAGACGCGCGTCTTCGTCGTCGGGGAAATGAAGGATCGTTTCAGGAAGGGCTACGAAGTCGCAAGGGAGATCGTGGAAGATGTAACCGCATTCGGCAAGGAAGGCGTGGACTGCACAGAGATATTCGAGCGCGCACGACAGCTCGTCCGCAAAGCGGATCTGCAGGACCATTTCATGGGCTTCGGCGAAGGACAGGTCTCTTTTATCGGCCACGGCCTGGGTCTGGAGATCAACGAATTGCCGGTTATAACGCCCCGCCACCACAGGATCCTCCAGGAGGGAATGGTTTTTGCGTTTGAGCCTAAATTCATTTTCCCCGGCGAAGGATCAGTAGGGATTGAGGTTGATTTTATCGTGCGTAGGGAGGGGTTAGAGAGAGTCGTCGAGTTCCCTATTGCACCGGTATACGTCTAG